Genomic window (Halofilum ochraceum):
AACACGTCCCGTTTCCCGAGATCGATGCAGAGACCATCGCCCGCATGCACGCGACCGTACCCGTGCATGAGACGGATGATCTGCATGACCGCCGTGCTCTCGCGTTTCTGCGGTCAATGGAACCTGACTACATCCTGGTTGCCGGTGCGCCGGTACTGCGGCGCGAGCTGTACACGATTCCCCGCTTTGGTGCCCTTAATCGCCACCCCGGGATATCACCGCTCTATCGAGGCTCGGATTGTCCGATCTGGACGTTGGCGGCGGGGGATTTTGATCACGTCGGGTACACGATCCATCGGGTATCGAGTCGGGTCGACGGCGGCGAGGTCCTGCTGCAGCGTCGCGTGCAGCTCGTTCCCGGGGAGGATTTCGGTCAGGCGATGGCGCGCATCACTCGGGCGGGTTCCGAGGGGTTTGCCGAGGTGATCGATGCCATCATCGACGGCCATGTACTGCCGGGCATCGAACAGGAAAAGATTGGGCAGCATTATCCCCCGGCACCGCTTGGCGTCATCCGGCGGGCACATGACCGCTACCTCGATGCCGTCAAGCACAGACGTCCGGCAGCCACCTGAACCCCCGGGGTACTGGCGTCAGCGACTGGGTACATCACCTCGATCTACACGCTGCCACGTCGCACTCTGCCCGCCCCGCAGCCAACGCAGAAGCCCCAGT
Coding sequences:
- a CDS encoding formyl transferase is translated as MNVQGVNVHPEGLPSGRFVVVTTGNLPEAWFLVSHLLERGREVAVLNAYGRPLRNQVTVLRRLRRDHGLGYVVGLLAARIFRSRYQAPEHVPFPEIDAETIARMHATVPVHETDDLHDRRALAFLRSMEPDYILVAGAPVLRRELYTIPRFGALNRHPGISPLYRGSDCPIWTLAAGDFDHVGYTIHRVSSRVDGGEVLLQRRVQLVPGEDFGQAMARITRAGSEGFAEVIDAIIDGHVLPGIEQEKIGQHYPPAPLGVIRRAHDRYLDAVKHRRPAAT